A region of Lycium barbarum isolate Lr01 chromosome 3, ASM1917538v2, whole genome shotgun sequence DNA encodes the following proteins:
- the LOC132634167 gene encoding probable UDP-arabinopyranose mutase 1, with translation MAPILKGDVDIVIPTIRSLNFLENWRPFFEPYHLIIIQDGDPTKVIKVPEGFNYELYNRNDINRILGPKANCISFKDGACRCFGFLVSKKKFIYTIDDDCFVAKDPTGKDIDALAQHLENLTKPSTPYFFNTLYDPYREGADFVRGYPFSLRAGVPTAVSHGLWLNIPDYDAPTQLVKPLERNKTYVDAVMTIPKGTLYPMCAMNLAFNRELVGPAMYFGIMGDGQPIGRYDDMWAGWCSKVVCDHLGYGVKTGLPYLWHSKASNPFVNLKKEFKGLFWQEDMIPFFQSVTLPKECTNAQQCYLELAKQAKEKLGPIDPYFHNLADAMVTWIEAWEEFNTPAKSNGDSSQST, from the exons atggCTCCAATATTGAAGGGTGATGTAGACATAGTGATACCAACCATAAGAAGTTTGAACTTCTTGGAGAATTGGAGGCCATTCTTTGAGCCATACCATTTGATCATCATCCAAGATGGAGATCCCACCAAGGTGATAAAGGTCCCTGAGGGCTTCAACTATGAGCTCTATAATCGCAATGACATTAACCGGATTCTTGGTCCTAAGGCCAATTGCATCTCCTTCAAGGATGGTGCCTGTCGTTGCTTCGGATTCTTGGTTTCCAAGAAGAAGTTCATCTACACAATTGATGATGATTGCTTT GTGGCAAAGGATCCAACTGGGAAAGACATAGATGCGTTAGCGCAGCATCTTGAAAATCTGACAAAACCATCCACACCCTACTTCTTCAACACTCTGTATGATCCTTACAGAGAAGGTGCTGATTTCGTTAGAGGTTATCCATTTAGCTTGAGGGCAGGTGTGCCGACGGCTGTCTCTCATGGCCTCTGGCTTAACATCCCTGATTACGATGCCCCCACTCAGCTCGTCAAGCCTCTGGAGCGTAATAAAAC GTATGTGGATGCTGTGATGACAATCCCAAAAGGGACACTCTATCCCATGTGTGCTATGAACCTTGCGTTTAACAGAGAACTTGTTGGCCCTGCTATGTATTTTGGGATTATGGGTGATGGCCAACCTATTGGTAGATATGATGATATGTGGGCTGGTTGGTGTTCCAAA GTGGTGTGTGATCATTTAGGTTATGGAGTGAAGACAGGGCTGCCATACTTATGGCACAGCAAGGCTAGCAATCCATTTGTGAACCTGAAGAAGGAATTCAAGGGATTGTTTTGGCAAGAAGACATGATTCCATTCTTCCAATCTGTTACCTTACCAAAGGAATGCACCAATGCTCAACAATGTTATCTTGAACTCGCTAAGCAGGCCAAGGAAAAGCTTGGTCCAATTGATCCCTATTTCCACAATCTTGCTGATGCTATGGTCACCTGGATTGAGGCTTGGGAAGAATTCAACACACCAGCAAAGTCCAACGGCGACTCTTCTCAATCTACTTAG